Genomic DNA from uncultured Acetobacterium sp.:
TACCTAAAGCCCAAAAAGATAATCCAACGGGGATGATATATTTGCCTGTTTTCTTATAAAGCGGGGCAAATATCAAACCAGCGCAGGCATTTCCAATTGTGAAAATGGAAGAAATCGTTCCAGCTAATGCCGCGGTACCAAGACCTTCAACATCAACAATTGCGGACATATTTAACAGTACCGGATAGAATGCGAAGAAAATAATCATGAACATCGCGGAAGCAAATATCGCCATAGCTGGCAATTTTTCGCCGCTATTAAGTTTAGCTAGTTTTTGTGTGTTTGCTGAAGTCGCAGTATCTTCGACGGGTTCCTTTAAAAAGATCAGTACCAGAATTAATGGGATGATGACGATTGCGTGGAGCAACCAGGGAAAAGCGGCATTCATATCGCAAACAATACCAGAAAGCTGCATATAAGTAATGGAACCAAGTGCCATCACAAATGTGGCCCATCCGAGAACTTTAGGACGCTCATCATCATTGAACAATTTAAGCGCCAGAGTACTCTGAAGGGGAAATCCCAAACCGATACAAAATCCGACAATGGCTCTCATAACCAGAACAAAGACGATGTCTCTGATAAAGAATGGCAGGACTCCGGCGATAATAATACCGCCCATGGAAAGAATCGCCATCTGCTTGAAATTTATCTGCTTGCCAATAACGGCGCCAGCTACCAGTGAGCCAGGAATCATAAATAATGATGATAGGGTTGAAATTAATAATACAGTCGAATAGGGAATATCCGGATATAATTCGGTTGAAATTGTTTGTAGTGCCGGACCTAAAATAAAGATGACATTAGCTGCAAAATAAACAGCTAAAACACTGATTAACTTTGCTGTTTTGGGGTTTATATTTTTCATGACGGTCTCTCACTTTCTTTTTATAGAATCATCGCAACATCGACGGCTTCGTGTGTTGCTTCATATACTTTACCGGCTTTTTTCGCATCACCAATGACATAAACTTCGGTTGCAAGGTCTTTCAAAGAATCGCCAAAAGGATTATTGTTTTTAGTTCCAAGTGCCAGCACGATACTGTTAAATCCATTCAATGGTTTCACTTCGGCGTTTGCTTTGCTAACCTCTTTATAGGTAACGCCATCGGTCAAAAATTCTTGA
This window encodes:
- a CDS encoding MFS transporter, giving the protein MKNINPKTAKLISVLAVYFAANVIFILGPALQTISTELYPDIPYSTVLLISTLSSLFMIPGSLVAGAVIGKQINFKQMAILSMGGIIIAGVLPFFIRDIVFVLVMRAIVGFCIGLGFPLQSTLALKLFNDDERPKVLGWATFVMALGSITYMQLSGIVCDMNAAFPWLLHAIVIIPLILVLIFLKEPVEDTATSANTQKLAKLNSGEKLPAMAIFASAMFMIIFFAFYPVLLNMSAIVDVEGLGTAALAGTISSIFTIGNACAGLIFAPLYKKTGKYIIPVGLSFWALGTAIFAFGHSIPMIAIGIFLAGVAIQIVWPGTINSFSEYVPKSKQSMASALFVSGMNIGCFCTTFFIVTVAIVTGNESPRLPCIIGLAIVIIFAAIWSTVEIKRKRSNAINTQSIAITEQD